The following proteins come from a genomic window of Canis lupus dingo isolate Sandy chromosome 20, ASM325472v2, whole genome shotgun sequence:
- the RLN3 gene encoding relaxin-3: protein MTGAGEPGCINGGPGGSSDTDTQGSCLVSPHLPGVLSSMAKRPLLLLLAVWVLAGELWLRAEARPSPYGVKLCGREFIRAVIFTCGGSRWRRSDILTHEAPDADSDTDSELDEAVASSEWVALTKYPRAFYEGQPGWQGIPGAVRGGRDVLAGLSSNCCKWGCSKSEISSLC from the exons ATGACAGGTGCGGGGGAGCCAGGATGTATAAATGGGGGGCCAGGAGGCAGCAGCGACACAGACACCCAGGGGAGTTGCCTTGTCTCGCCCCACTTGCCAGGTGTTCTGTCCAGCATGGCCAAGCgcccgctgctgctgctgctagcCGTGTGGGTACTGGCTGGGGAGCTGTGGCTGAGGGCTGAGGCCCGGCCATCACCCTACGGAGTGAAGCTCTGCGGCCGGGAATTCATCCGAGCAGTCATCTTCACCTGCGGAGGCTCCCGCTGGAGACGGTCTGACATCCTGACTCATGAAGCTCCAG ATGCAGACTCTGACACAGACAGTGAGCTGGATGAGGCTGTAGCCTCCAGCGAGTGGGTGGCCCTGACCAAGTACCCCCGGGCTTTCTATGAGGGCCAACCTGGCTGGCAGGGAATTCCGGGGGCTGTGCGTGGTGGCCGCGACGTCCTGGCCGGCCTCTCCAGCAACTGCTGCAAGTGGGGCTGCAGCAAGAGTGAAATCAGCAGCCTCTGCTAG